One genomic region from Spirulina subsalsa PCC 9445 encodes:
- a CDS encoding C40 family peptidase, with protein MKLSDFPPSPTDEYHCQIDLNLYNSPSCQGLATQAAQGRPLRILEQQGLAYHVQLCEDDYLAWLPVTEGKNLKPSENKYCAPIWSREAIAEKIPEIIAFTHHAMAQPHHYLWGGTIAPHYDCSGLIQAAFAASGIWLPRDSYQQEAFSQKVPWDNLLPGDLIFFQETTRVTHVALYLGDNQYIHSSGIEKGRNGIGIDSLSPDSGPVGSKYYPYLLCAGRIMTSWPG; from the coding sequence ATGAAACTATCCGATTTTCCCCCCTCCCCAACCGATGAATATCATTGCCAGATTGATCTTAATCTCTATAATTCCCCCAGTTGTCAAGGTTTGGCCACCCAAGCGGCGCAAGGGCGACCATTGCGCATCTTAGAACAACAGGGATTAGCCTATCACGTCCAACTCTGTGAAGATGATTATTTGGCTTGGCTACCTGTGACGGAAGGAAAAAACCTCAAACCTAGTGAAAACAAGTATTGCGCCCCGATTTGGTCACGGGAGGCGATCGCCGAAAAAATCCCTGAGATCATCGCCTTTACCCACCACGCTATGGCACAACCCCATCATTACCTCTGGGGCGGAACCATTGCCCCCCATTATGACTGCTCCGGACTCATCCAGGCCGCCTTTGCCGCCTCTGGCATTTGGCTGCCTCGGGACTCCTACCAACAGGAAGCCTTTAGCCAAAAAGTCCCTTGGGACAACCTCCTCCCCGGAGATTTAATCTTTTTTCAAGAAACTACCCGCGTCACCCACGTTGCTCTCTATTTAGGGGACAATCAATATATTCACAGTTCCGGCATTGAAAAAGGGCGCAACGGCATCGGCATTGACTCTCTCTCTCCCGACAGTGGCCCCGTGGGGAGCAAATACTACCCCTATCTTCTCTGTGCCGGACGAATCATGACCAGTTGGCCCGGTTGA